DNA from Leptospira harrisiae:
ACCATCTATCCAAATCTGGAAAAGTTCCAGTGAATGCTTTGATTGTCACGGGTCTCATTCCGATTGTCATTGCAAGTATGGGACACTGGTTACAAGATGCAGTCACAACAATCATTAGTTTTGCCTCCGCAGGAATATATGTAGCGTTCCAAATGGTTGTGATTGCAGCTTTGTATGCTAGGTCCAAAGGATGGAAACCATCTGGATCGTTTACTTTGGGAAAATTGGGATTTCCCATCAATGCCATTGCTCTGTTCTACGGAATCACAGCGGTCGCCAATATGGTTTGGCCTAGAACACCAGAAGAACCTTGGTACATCAATTATGGAATGATTTTTACTTCACTAGTCGTTGTAGGCTCTGGAATCCTTTATCTTTTTCTAACGAAACCACATTTAAAAAGAAAAAGATCCTAGGAATATTCTGAATTGTTAATTTGATTTGTTTGGGATCAGTTTTCTACCTTTTCCCAAACTTGAAACTCTCCACCAAGAATTTCTTCATTTAAAATCAAACGAAAACCAGGTAAAAAACTACCACCAAACCCGTGAAAGGTGATAAGCTTCGACTTTGGTTTCAGCAAAAAAAGATTCTGTTTTAATGTTTGTAGATCTTTCAAAAACTGGTTTGAGGATTTATTTTTTTTTAAGTCAATAGAATGGCTTCCTCTCATTGTTTCATATAATGGGTTAAAACAATAATAATGTGAATGTCCATATGGGAATTGGGATAAAAAATCTGTATTATGAAACTGAACCCGATTGGTGCCCCAATGTTTTTTCAAAGTTTCAGATATAGTAAGGAGTTCTTGTCGAACTTCCAATCCATGTATCTCTAAGGAGTTTTTTGAAAGATAGGAAAGATAAATACAAAACTTTCCAACACCTGAACCTAAATCCACAACAGAAGTTACATTTTCTGATGCAAGATATTTCCAAGTTCTATCAATGACTGAAATGGGAGTCCACTGGAATGGAGAGAGTGTTTGTAAAGGCAAAGGAAGATACGAATCCCACTTCGCATCTGTCATTGGATCCCCTACGATGATTTTCCTTACCTTGTTGAAAAATTGGTTTCTCATTTTTCTATGTGTGTTACACCTTTTGCTTATGGACCAAAAGATTCAATATTTGAACCAAATGATCGAAATCATTGATAACAAAGTTACAATTTTTAAGAAAAACAAGTCCAAATTACCTCAAACAGCTTATGCTGCCGAAAAACAAGTCCTCACTCGTACCATTGAAGACACAATTAAATTGGCTGAGGAAATCAAACCGGTTCCCTTTTCTTTGATTAATGATTTGAAATCCCTAATCAAACAATTATAATAAAAACTCGCTTGGGAAGAGCGAGTTAGAAATGGATCCAAATTTTTGTTACCAAGTTCCTGTTGTCGTTGGTGCCGGAATTTCTGGCGCAGCGGTAGCTATGTTGCATCCGGATGTCATTATTTTTGATAAGGGACGGAAACTTGGGGGAAGAGTTTCTACCAAATTTGAAAACAATCCCTATCCATTTGACTTTGGCGCAACTATGTTTCAAGACTTAATGGAAGTTCGCTGGCTTGGACAAGAAACTAAGTATTCCATTCTAGAAATTTTGAAGTCAGAATCGGTAAAAATAAAAATCAAACCTATTTACGATGAATCACATTTTTATCCAGAAGATGGAATGTCCAATTTGGTTTTTTCCATGATGGGAAACGTAAAAAAAATCCAAAGCCATACTCTTAAAAAAATACATTCCAACGATGATAATGTTTGGAACTTAGATTTTTCACTTTCTGATTCAAAAAAAAAAGAAACGATTTCTGCACATTCAGTGATCCTAACCTTACCCATTCCACAAATCCTAGAAATCATTCAAAATTCTGCCAACAATTCTAACCTCAAACTTTGGGCAGAATTTTTATCAAACTATAACGACTACCGCAAAACTCTAGTTAGTTATTTTTACTGGGATCAGTGGAGACCAAACTGGACTGAACTTTCACTGGATCCAAATTCACGTATACCAGTGACAACAATTCTGGAAAGAGGCATTGATTGGGAATACCAAAGTTGGGAGAGTTTAAAATATCCCAAAGAATTCCATAATGGATCCGCCCTTCTTGTACAATTTGGAGCCATGTTTTCTGAGTCTCATTTTGAAGACTGGATGGATGAAAATAAAAATCCGACACCAAAATACAAAGAAATTCTGATTCAAGAGTTAAAAGAAAAGTATGGTGCCCCAGAACCAAACCTAATTTGGAACCACAGATGGAAATACGCTCAAGCACAAATTCAGCTCCTTGGAAAAGAAGGAGCTTTGGACTTAGATAGAGAAACATTTGAGGAATGGAAACAGCTATGCAAACGAACAAAAATAACGATTCTTGGCGATTGGCTGTTTGGTGCCAAAATTGAAAGGATAGTTGGAGGAATTTATTTTCTAAAACACAACAACCTTATTTAATCATTCTTTCGCAAGTATCTCTCTGAATTGATTGACTCTCCTTCTATTGGCAAATATATCCCAAAGACCCAAGATTGACTGGGAACGAACTTGCGCTTCTTGTTTTCCCTCTGGAAAATAAATTTCAACCCTATCAGGGAAACGAAAAACCTTTGTAAAAAAGATCACACGTATGTATTCTCCTTCTTTTTCTTCCTTGATCCATATGTTCTCTGATTCGCGGAAATACTTAGAAATTCTTTCGTAAGCAATCTGACGGGAAGTGGTATAGGTAATTGGATCAACTTTATGAACAAAATTGTATTCCATACTTTGACTAGAAACACAGTTAGGCGAAGGTGGGCATCCTCTCAGTTCCCCATCACTCACACCGGAAAGGGGACTCAGAACACTCATACAACAAATAAAAAAAACACTTAAAGCAGATTCCATATGTTCCAAAAATGAAAAGACTCTATTTTTTACTTGCAGAAATTGAAAACTTCCGACTTTTTATGGGCTCATGAAACGAACGACTCAATACACAATTTCTGGAATGATTATCATTATTACCTTACTCGTTGCGGTTGCCTTTTATTTTTCCAGTTTGGTTCTTTATCCCAAAGTGAATTGTAAACTAGACCACCATGTGTATTGTCAAGGCCCTTCGGAATTGGGTTTGGAATTTGAAGAAGTAGAAATTACAACGGCTGACAAATTAAACCTCGTTAGTTACTGGATACCCGCCAAACAAAACAAAGGTTCCATCATTATGGTCCATGGTCACGGGGGACAAAGAAACGAGGGACTTCGTTTTGCCAAAAGCCTTCATGAGGCAGGATACAATTTACTTTTACTCAGTTTACGCCGTAACCATGGTGGTTTTGCCTCAATGGGATTTCATGAACAAAAGGACGTGGATGCAGCGATTCAATTTTTAAAATCAAAAGGTTATGAAAAAATTGGTATCTTCGGATTTTCAATGGGTTCTGCGACAAGTATCATTGCAATGGCTGACCATCCAGAAATCCAAGCTGGAATTTTTAGTAGCGGGTATGGTAGTGCCATTGATGTTCTTGTGGAATCGGCAAAACGGGACTTTGGAATCCCTTATTACCCTCTTATTCCCGTTGTCAAACTAGCACTCAACTTGCGTGGAGATATGGACATTGATTCCGTTAGGCCCATTGATAAAATCGCATCCATTAGCCCAAGACCCATCGCCATCTTTCATTGTACGAAGGACGATTATGTAGATTATCACCATGCAAAGGATTTATATGCAAAGGCAGGTGAACCAAAATCTCTCTGGTCACCAGAATGCAATCGTCATGAACGTCTTTGGAACTTTGCACCGAAAGAAGCAGAAACGAGAGCCGTTGTTTTTTTTGAGAAGTATTTGAAATAGGATTGTTTTGTTCATAAGGTTAGTCCTTAAAAAAAAGGGAAAACTAATGTGAACCAATGGTTCGGAAGATTAAAAAGGATCTTTATGAGAAAAATAATTGCAGCCATTAATATGACAATCGATGGCTATTGTGATCATACTTCAGGAATTCCTGATAAAGAAATCCATCAACATTACGCTGTATTACTCCGAGAAGCCGGTGTGGCTTTATATGGAAGGATCACCTACCAACTAATGGAATTTTGGCGAACCGTTTTAGAAAATCCGACCGGTGACCAATCAATGTACGATTTTGCCGTTGCAATAGACAATACTCCGAAAATTGTTTTTTCTCGCACTTTAAAACACTTAGATTGGAAAAGCGCAAAATTAGCAAGTAAGGATCTAGAGCAAGAGGTATTGGAGCTCAAACAACAATCGGGTAAAAACGTATTCATTTGCAGTCCGAGTTTGATTCTTACGTTGACTAAATTAAATTTAATAGACGAATTCCAACTTTGTGTCCATCCCGTAATTGCGGGAAGTGGTTTGTCCTTGTTCAAAGACATCAAAGAAAAAATGATCCTAAAACTGACAAAAACAAAAGTTTTTGGCGCAGGCGCAATCATTCACTATTATGAACCAATTGTGAATCCATCTTCTTCTATATAATGATTGTTTTGCGATTGATTGGGATTCTGCTCGAAGGGGGACTCGACCTCTCCGCTGTTCGGACTTCCTGTCCGAACGACGCTTCGAGGCACGGCTTTGTTCGTCGCCTCCCTTCCGGGTCGGCTTTTCCGAATCATTGCTCCCTATGGGTCGCAACGAGTCGGCTCACAAAACTGTTCGAGTCGATTTGATTGTATATAATGATTGTTTTGTGATGAATAGGATTCTGCTCGAAGGGGGACTCGAACCCCCACACCTTGCGGCACTACCACCTCAAAGTAGCGTGTCTACCAATTCCACCATCCGAGCGGGTGTGTATGTAGGACAGGTTAGGAAAACGGGTTCTTTCGTCAAGGAGATGAATTTTCTCTTGTCACTTGCACTCACCATTCGGTAGGTTGTAGGGGTCACAAGTATGCAAGTATCCGATCTTACCTTCCGACTCAAACTCCTCCTGACCGGCTTCATTTCCCCTATTTTTGTTTTAGTTGGCCTATTACTTTCATCCCCCTATTGGTTAAAGTCTTCGGAAACTTACCAAAAATCAGATGTAGCGGTTCTCGAGGTGATAAACCCGCTACCTTCAAAAAAAAATCTTAAGGCAGTCGTTACACTTTCGGAACGAGCGGATTTTAAAAAACTAATTCTTGTTATTCGAGAAGATAAAACACTAAACCAATTATATTCCCCCAGTGAACGGGAATCCAAAATCAAAGATGTTTTAATTTCACAAGGAATGAGTCCGACTCTTTTGTCCTCACTCATAATCTCAACATCCAAAATGGGTGACACAGACGAGGCATCCAAAAACCTATTAAAAATAGCCGTTTCTGACAACCTAGGAAGCATTTTACTCCTCACTCGGGAGTATGAAACCAAAAGAGTTTTAGGAACTTATCGTAAAACCTTAGCTAGTTTGCCTATCAAGGTAACAGCTTATGGATTCCCATCCGAGATTTCGGGATCTAATTGGTTTTTAACAGAAGATGGGGTCAAAGAAATCACCGGCGAATTTGTACGTTATCTGTATTCTTATATTAGAGGTGTCCTATAAATGGATGAAATTAAAGATTCCAACGAACTGATAGAGCAACGCATTCAAAAAATTAACGATTTAAAAGCCAAAGGAATCAACCCCTATCCTCTTCGTTTTTTTCCCAATGCCGATTCCAAATCACTCATTGCAGGATTTGATCCAAACCAAACGGAAAAAAAATCCTTCAAACTGGGTGGCCGATTGCACGCAAAACGTGTGATGGGAAAAGCAAGTTTTGCACATTTAAAGGATGCAGAAGGTCTCATCCAATTGTATGCCACTCGTGATGATTTAGGGGAAGAAAATTATTCTCTATTTAAATCACTCGATTTAGGTGATTGGATTGGAATCGAAGGATGGCTTTTCCAGACGCAAAAAGGAGAAACAACGCTCCATCTAACAAGCGTTCAACTGC
Protein-coding regions in this window:
- a CDS encoding methyltransferase; translated protein: MRNQFFNKVRKIIVGDPMTDAKWDSYLPLPLQTLSPFQWTPISVIDRTWKYLASENVTSVVDLGSGVGKFCIYLSYLSKNSLEIHGLEVRQELLTISETLKKHWGTNRVQFHNTDFLSQFPYGHSHYYCFNPLYETMRGSHSIDLKKNKSSNQFLKDLQTLKQNLFLLKPKSKLITFHGFGGSFLPGFRLILNEEILGGEFQVWEKVEN
- a CDS encoding NAD(P)-binding protein, which codes for MDPNFCYQVPVVVGAGISGAAVAMLHPDVIIFDKGRKLGGRVSTKFENNPYPFDFGATMFQDLMEVRWLGQETKYSILEILKSESVKIKIKPIYDESHFYPEDGMSNLVFSMMGNVKKIQSHTLKKIHSNDDNVWNLDFSLSDSKKKETISAHSVILTLPIPQILEIIQNSANNSNLKLWAEFLSNYNDYRKTLVSYFYWDQWRPNWTELSLDPNSRIPVTTILERGIDWEYQSWESLKYPKEFHNGSALLVQFGAMFSESHFEDWMDENKNPTPKYKEILIQELKEKYGAPEPNLIWNHRWKYAQAQIQLLGKEGALDLDRETFEEWKQLCKRTKITILGDWLFGAKIERIVGGIYFLKHNNLI
- a CDS encoding DUF1499 domain-containing protein, whose amino-acid sequence is MESALSVFFICCMSVLSPLSGVSDGELRGCPPSPNCVSSQSMEYNFVHKVDPITYTTSRQIAYERISKYFRESENIWIKEEKEGEYIRVIFFTKVFRFPDRVEIYFPEGKQEAQVRSQSILGLWDIFANRRRVNQFREILAKE
- a CDS encoding alpha/beta hydrolase, producing the protein MKRTTQYTISGMIIIITLLVAVAFYFSSLVLYPKVNCKLDHHVYCQGPSELGLEFEEVEITTADKLNLVSYWIPAKQNKGSIIMVHGHGGQRNEGLRFAKSLHEAGYNLLLLSLRRNHGGFASMGFHEQKDVDAAIQFLKSKGYEKIGIFGFSMGSATSIIAMADHPEIQAGIFSSGYGSAIDVLVESAKRDFGIPYYPLIPVVKLALNLRGDMDIDSVRPIDKIASISPRPIAIFHCTKDDYVDYHHAKDLYAKAGEPKSLWSPECNRHERLWNFAPKEAETRAVVFFEKYLK
- a CDS encoding dihydrofolate reductase family protein, with the protein product MRKIIAAINMTIDGYCDHTSGIPDKEIHQHYAVLLREAGVALYGRITYQLMEFWRTVLENPTGDQSMYDFAVAIDNTPKIVFSRTLKHLDWKSAKLASKDLEQEVLELKQQSGKNVFICSPSLILTLTKLNLIDEFQLCVHPVIAGSGLSLFKDIKEKMILKLTKTKVFGAGAIIHYYEPIVNPSSSI